In Mesoplodon densirostris isolate mMesDen1 chromosome 5, mMesDen1 primary haplotype, whole genome shotgun sequence, a single window of DNA contains:
- the DPH3 gene encoding diphthamide biosynthesis protein 3 isoform X2: MAVFHDEVEIEDFQYDEDSETYFYPCPCGDNFCITKDQFICGETVPAPSTNKELVKC; this comes from the exons ATGGCGGTGTTTCACGACGAGGTGGAGATCGAGGACTTCCAATATGACGAGGACTCGGAGACGTACTTCTACCCCTGCCCGTGTGGAGATAACTTCTGCATCACCAAG GATCAGTTTATATGTGGAGAGACAGTCCCGGCCCCTTCCACCAACAAAGAGCTAGTTAAGTGCTGA
- the DPH3 gene encoding diphthamide biosynthesis protein 3 isoform X1, which produces MAVFHDEVEIEDFQYDEDSETYFYPCPCGDNFCITKEDLENGEDVATCPSCSLIIKVIYDKDQFICGETVPAPSTNKELVKC; this is translated from the exons ATGGCGGTGTTTCACGACGAGGTGGAGATCGAGGACTTCCAATATGACGAGGACTCGGAGACGTACTTCTACCCCTGCCCGTGTGGAGATAACTTCTGCATCACCAAG GAAGATTTGGAGAATGGGGAAGACGTGGCAACGTGCCCTAGCTGCTCTCTCATTATAAAAGTGATTTATGACAAA GATCAGTTTATATGTGGAGAGACAGTCCCGGCCCCTTCCACCAACAAAGAGCTAGTTAAGTGCTGA